AGAATATCTATATAAATGTGAAGTAATAAATTTGAAAACAGTAGATCTAATCAGGCAAATTGTGAAAATTGCCAATAGAGGTGTTCATAACGAAATAGTTAGTAATAAATATATTAATTTTATTAAACAAGTTTTTCCAGAACTTAAAAAACAACTTTATGGAATTAATACTCAATTACATTATCATACTTGCTCACGATGTAATTATTCCGGTTACTCCCCAATAGAGAATGTTTGTCCTAAATGCGGATTTATAAGTGATGATGATTGATTAAATATTGATAATTTTCTACAAGTTATTAGATTTATAATTACAAAAAAATATAATATAAAAATTATGATGTTGAAAATGATATTTATGATTAAATTTAGAAAAGTAAGACAAATGTAACCACTAATAAATGACATTTAAGTTGTTAATACATTAAATTAACTAATATATATGAATAAGGAGAGATAATATGGGTATTATAGAAGTTTTAATCAGTGTTTTTACAGGAGTGTTTGGTAATAGTATATATGATTATATTACAAAAGAAAATTTAGAGGATAAAATTAAGGATGCATATAATAATGCAAGTAAAAGTTTTTATAAAATTTATGGAAATAAGTATGGCGATAGTCTTAATAGTTTTTTGACAAGACAAGAAAATTTAGATTTGATTATAAATTTATTTGATTTTTCAAAGAAAGATCCCATTATAAAAGATTTTAATAATTATTCATATGATAACAGTAAATTTGCTAATAATGAAGTAATAAGCAAATTTATAATATTATTTAAAGAAGAAATAAAAAAAGATTTAAATTTAGGTAAGATATTAGCAGAAAAAGAACATATAAATGAACAACATCGTATAAGACAAAATGTAGAGGATATTTTACAACTAGTAAAAATCAATGCGTCAAAAGATAGAGGTATTGATGATAGAAAAATTAATTTTGATGAAATTATGGATATATACAATGAAAAAAATCAATTGGAGCAGGATTATAAACTAATTAAGTGGATACATATAAATAAAGCTCATAAGGAAGGAATTGTATTAAAAGCATACATTGAATATAAAAGAAATAATTTTGAATTAGCTAAAAAAGTCTTTAGCTATATAGTTGAACAATACGAAGAGGAATTTGAATTTAATAATACAATAGCATTAATAGATGAAAAGCTTGGGAATCTTGAACAGGCAGAGAAGAGATATCTTTTAGTTTTGAAAAAAAATCCTAAAAGTTTAAATAGTTTGTTTAATATTGGTACATTATATGCAACGAAACTTGAAAAAATTGAAGAAGGATTAAAATATCTATTTAATGCTAATAAAATAGCGCCTGATGATAGTGAAGTGTTAAATAATATTGGTGCAATATATAAAGACAAGATTCATGATTATTCCAATGCAAAGAAATATTTTGAATGTTCGATACATTGTTCAACAGATAATCCACTGCCATATATTAATATGGGGGAATTATACTTAGAATTTTACAAGGAATATGATAAAGCTGTTAAATTATATGAGGAAGCCTTGAATATTCCTAGGATGGATAATATAGATAGAATGCAAATACATAATATGTTAGGATTGATATATGGAAGTATCAAATTTCATGATAGAGCTAAATCCGCAATGCATTTTGAAAAGGCTATAAAAATAAATTCGGATTTCAAAGAGGCAAAAATGAACTTAAATATTATAAAGTCAAGCCAAAAATATTTTGATATGTTTAAAACAATATCTTCTAATAAAATTATAGATTTGTTGAAATAATATGAAAAAATAAATATATTATTATTTATAAGGTCGCTTATTCAGGCGACCTTTTTTTACGTGGGGTGATTTAATTGATTGTTATATATGCAGAGAAACCAGATATAGCAGAAAAGTTAGCAGCTATATTAGGTAAATGCTGTGTAGAAGATACAGAGCTTACACTTGATATTCTTATTGATTCTAAATTCAAGAAAAAACTAACTGCTTATGAAAATGAAAAAGGCTTTTTTAGATGTGTATTTGAAGGAAAAGAATATTTAGTTACTTGGGGTTTTGGTCATATGGCAGAGTTAAAACAGGCTAAGGAATATGATCCAAAATACAAAGTATGGAAGGAAGAAAATTTTCCTTTTGTTCCAGAACATTTTCAGATACAGATTAAGAAAGAAGCAAATGTAAAAAAGCAGTTTCAGGTAATTAAAAAGTTATTTAATGATGTTAAAACAGAAATGATTATTAATGCAACAGACAGCGACAGGGAAGGACAGCTTATATTTGATTGGGTGAGAAGTTTATCTAAAACTAAAAAGCCATGCATGAGGTTATGGCTTAATTCTTATACAAAAGAAGAAGTTGTAAATGCACTTCATCAACTAAAAAGTAATGATGATTATATCAATCTTACTAGAGCTGCAAGATGCAGAAGTTTAGCAGATTGGCTTGTTGGAATTAATCTCACTGCTGTAAGTACTATTAAGTATGGTACAAGTAAAAATATGTTTCCTATAGGAAGAGTTCAAACAGCTGTTCTTTATATGATAGTTGAAAAAGAACTGGAATTAAGGCAGTTTAAAAAAGAAACTTATTATGTCATTGAAGCACAGTGTAGAACTAAAGACAATAAGGAATTCACATCAACTTGGTTTAATGAAGATGGTAATAAACTTTCTGATAAAGAAGAGGCAGAGGAAATAGTTAAATCACTTAAAGATTTAAAGGGAAAGGTATTAAATTATGCTGAAAATGAAACTAGGAAAAAGCCACCTCTCCTTTATGACCTTACAAACCTTCAAATGGATTCCAATATAAAATATGGACTTACAGCAAAAGAAACTCTTAAGATTGCGCAAAAACTTTATCAAGAGCAACTGCTTACTTATCCAAGGACAGATTCCAGGTATCTTCCTAAAAGTAAAAAGGTTGAAATCGAGAAGATTATAAAAAGCTTTCCTTGTGTATATGAAAATTTGAAAGAAAATGTTTTAAAGTACTTAATATTAGAAAACAACAGAGTATTTGATGATAACAAAGTAAATAGCCATTATGCTATTATTCCAACTTATAAGACAGCAACAGAAGATTTATCGCAAAAAGAAATAATGGTATATGGACTTGTTGCTAGAAGTTTACTTAAGGTTTTTATGTGTGATGTAGCATACAGTAATAAGAAAATTGTTATAGGAATAGGTGATGAAACATTTGCTTTTAGAGGTAGAAAAATTGTAAAGGAAGGGTGGAGAGCAGCAGAGAAGAAGCTCAATAACATTAAGCTTGATTATGAAGAGGAAAGTGATAGTGAAGAAAATACAATTGATATGACCAGTGATATAAAAATTAATATTGATGATGAAGTAGAAATAATGAAAATCAATGTAGTGGAGAAGATAAGTAGGGCACCAGCTAGATTTACAGAAAGAAGTATTCTTCGTGCTATGGAAACCTGTGGTAAGAAGGTAGTTAAGGAAGAATTAAGAGAAGCATTAAAAGAGCATGGTATAGGTACTCCAGCAACTAGGGCAGATATAATAGAAAAATTAATAAGTAGTAGTTATATAACTAGAAAAGGTAGATATTTAATACCTACAGAAAAAGCCAAGAAGCTTATAGAAAGGCTCCCAATAGAAGAAATTAAATCCCCTAATTTTACTGGTGAATGGGAATATAAATTATCACTGGTGGAAAAAGGGGAACTTTCATCAGAGGATTTCTTTAAAGAAAGTATGAATACAGCAATAAGCATGACTGAAAAGCTAAAAACAACAAAAAGAGAAGTTATAGGTTGTAATACACTCGGTAAGTGTCCAGAATGTGATGGAGAAATTATAGAAGGTAAAAAAGGATATGGATGCACTAATTATGCTAATGGTTGTAAGTTTATAATATGGAAAAATGCCTGTGGTGCTAAAATTAATTCCGCTAATGTAAGAATATTATTAAATGGTGGTACTACAGGTAAAGTAACATGCAGAAAAAAAGACGGAACAACATACACTGCAAGGTTAAAACTTGTTAAAGAAAAAGATAATGAACACTATAAAGTAATTGCAATAAAAGTGTAGATAATAGAAAGGTTGGAGATAAGATGTATTACGTAAATTTAAAACAGGAAAAAATACTAAATCTCATAAATAAATTTGGATGTATGACGTATGACCAGATTAAAAAGCTTAATAATTTGAGAAATTTAGACAAGCAACTTAAAACACTTGTAAGGCAGAAAATGTTAAAAATAATTGAAGATAATATCTATGTGCCTATAGGTATTAGAGAAATAAATAGAAAGATTCTTAGAGCTATTGATATATACATCTATTTAATCAATGCAGATAAAGAAAAAAATATTGAATGGTGTACTCTTAATGATTTTCCTTTTGTAATGTCATTTTTCAGAAATGGTAAGGTTTTTGATGTAGCAGTTATAGAAGAAGGAGAGGAGCTTATATATTCAACTGCAATAAATAGGAAAGCTTCAGAAAGAATAATAATTATTATAGAAAATAAAGATCAGATTGAAAAGATAAAAATAAATGAAAAAGTAAAGTACTGCACTATAAAAGATGGTGCGGTTATTTTTTTAGGAGGAGATGAATAAATAGATGGCTGCATTTAAATTTAGTGACAAAGATATAGTTGAAAAGATGCCCCATATTGGGGATGTTGTAGTTAAAAGTAGAGGAGAGGTTAAAGATAAATTCATAATAATTAAAGAGTATGAATGTTTCTTTTTAGCAGTTGCACAAAGACTTGGATTTAGAGAATGTTTCAGTAAAGCAAGTTTTGCACTTTCTGAATTTAAAATAGAAAGAAAAGAGATGATTACAAATGCATGAGAAACATAAGTATAAACTTATTCTGTACATGTTCCCAATTTACCTTGTAGCTTGTATATATTTATTAATTCCATTAGTTGTATTAAAACAGAAACTATCAAAGGTTAGTTTAATGAGCAGTTCAGGTATTGATTTATTTCAAACAGTAGATATGTATAAAAATCCTATGCAAAGTTTAAGTGTTATTGTAAGTGATGGTAAAGTGCTTAAAGGTTTTATATTAGCTTTTTTACTGTTTACAGTTATACTTGTTGTACTATACTTCTTATTTAAGAATATGGAAACAGGAGAAGAGCAGAACGGTGTAAATTATTTAAAGGATAATGGAACACAGGGGACAGCAAATTGGATGGATAATGAAGAAGCTAAAAAAGTACTTGGTGTTGGAACTGAAGAAGGTTTGGTATTTGGAACTGTAAAGGATGGTATTAAAAATAAAATGGTTACGCTGCCTCCAGATACATTCTTTAATAAAAACATAGCTGTATTTGGTGCAAGTGGAAGTATGAAAAGCAGAAGCTTTGTAAGACCTAATATAATGCAAATAGCTGAACTTGGTGAATCAATTATTTTAACAGATCCTAAGTCAGAGATTTTTGAATCTATGTCTGAATTTTTAAGAGATAAAGGATATAACGTCAAGGCTTTAAATTTAGTTAATATGATTAATTCTGATAGGTGGAATCCGCTAAATGAAGTAGAAGATGACATATCAGCTCAAAGTTTTGCTGAAACTGTTATGGCAAATAC
The Clostridium felsineum DSM 794 DNA segment above includes these coding regions:
- a CDS encoding type IA DNA topoisomerase, translated to MIVIYAEKPDIAEKLAAILGKCCVEDTELTLDILIDSKFKKKLTAYENEKGFFRCVFEGKEYLVTWGFGHMAELKQAKEYDPKYKVWKEENFPFVPEHFQIQIKKEANVKKQFQVIKKLFNDVKTEMIINATDSDREGQLIFDWVRSLSKTKKPCMRLWLNSYTKEEVVNALHQLKSNDDYINLTRAARCRSLADWLVGINLTAVSTIKYGTSKNMFPIGRVQTAVLYMIVEKELELRQFKKETYYVIEAQCRTKDNKEFTSTWFNEDGNKLSDKEEAEEIVKSLKDLKGKVLNYAENETRKKPPLLYDLTNLQMDSNIKYGLTAKETLKIAQKLYQEQLLTYPRTDSRYLPKSKKVEIEKIIKSFPCVYENLKENVLKYLILENNRVFDDNKVNSHYAIIPTYKTATEDLSQKEIMVYGLVARSLLKVFMCDVAYSNKKIVIGIGDETFAFRGRKIVKEGWRAAEKKLNNIKLDYEEESDSEENTIDMTSDIKINIDDEVEIMKINVVEKISRAPARFTERSILRAMETCGKKVVKEELREALKEHGIGTPATRADIIEKLISSSYITRKGRYLIPTEKAKKLIERLPIEEIKSPNFTGEWEYKLSLVEKGELSSEDFFKESMNTAISMTEKLKTTKREVIGCNTLGKCPECDGEIIEGKKGYGCTNYANGCKFIIWKNACGAKINSANVRILLNGGTTGKVTCRKKDGTTYTARLKLVKEKDNEHYKVIAIKV
- a CDS encoding DUF5697 family protein — encoded protein: MYYVNLKQEKILNLINKFGCMTYDQIKKLNNLRNLDKQLKTLVRQKMLKIIEDNIYVPIGIREINRKILRAIDIYIYLINADKEKNIEWCTLNDFPFVMSFFRNGKVFDVAVIEEGEELIYSTAINRKASERIIIIIENKDQIEKIKINEKVKYCTIKDGAVIFLGGDE
- a CDS encoding tetratricopeptide repeat protein, with the translated sequence MGIIEVLISVFTGVFGNSIYDYITKENLEDKIKDAYNNASKSFYKIYGNKYGDSLNSFLTRQENLDLIINLFDFSKKDPIIKDFNNYSYDNSKFANNEVISKFIILFKEEIKKDLNLGKILAEKEHINEQHRIRQNVEDILQLVKINASKDRGIDDRKINFDEIMDIYNEKNQLEQDYKLIKWIHINKAHKEGIVLKAYIEYKRNNFELAKKVFSYIVEQYEEEFEFNNTIALIDEKLGNLEQAEKRYLLVLKKNPKSLNSLFNIGTLYATKLEKIEEGLKYLFNANKIAPDDSEVLNNIGAIYKDKIHDYSNAKKYFECSIHCSTDNPLPYINMGELYLEFYKEYDKAVKLYEEALNIPRMDNIDRMQIHNMLGLIYGSIKFHDRAKSAMHFEKAIKINSDFKEAKMNLNIIKSSQKYFDMFKTISSNKIIDLLK
- a CDS encoding VirD4-like conjugal transfer protein, CD1115 family; amino-acid sequence: MHEKHKYKLILYMFPIYLVACIYLLIPLVVLKQKLSKVSLMSSSGIDLFQTVDMYKNPMQSLSVIVSDGKVLKGFILAFLLFTVILVVLYFLFKNMETGEEQNGVNYLKDNGTQGTANWMDNEEAKKVLGVGTEEGLVFGTVKDGIKNKMVTLPPDTFFNKNIAVFGASGSMKSRSFVRPNIMQIAELGESIILTDPKSEIFESMSEFLRDKGYNVKALNLVNMINSDRWNPLNEVEDDISAQSFAETVMANTKEPGARQDEFWSKTEMNLLKALVLYVVKENPEEERNLSAVYSMLALNDPSTIDAVFRALPSTHPAKMPYNIYSQASENVRTGVVIGLGSKLQVFQNKLVQNLTSTSDIDLTLPKKEKCAYFCITSDMESTFDFIAGLFFSFLFIKLVKYADYAPKKGQQDVYFILDEFPNGMTRSTVKTVEITDKAVA